The Pogona vitticeps strain Pit_001003342236 chromosome 6, PviZW2.1, whole genome shotgun sequence genome contains a region encoding:
- the LOC110079141 gene encoding lutropin subunit beta, whose product MKLLQGKKLLLVAFLLLAVSPCASRRTSTTSSRNSLACHPVNATIAAEKDDCPVCMPVTTSICSGYCETREMLWKTIFSSFNQRVCTYKEVRYDTVLLRGCPPGVDPTFMYPVALSCHCDLCKMDSSDCTVQSTGPNSCSNQASFAQ is encoded by the exons GGAAAGAAACTCTTGTTGGTGGCATTCTTACTCTTGGCCGTGTCTCCCTGTGCCAGCCGCAGAACCAGCACCACCAGCAGCCGCAACAGCCTGGCCTGCCACCCCGTCAATGCCACCATTGCAGCGGAGAAAGATGACTGTCCTGTCTGCATGCCTGTCACCACCTCCATCTGCAGCGGCTACTGTGAGACCAGG GAAATGTTATGGAAGACCattttctcctctttcaaccAACGTGTCTGCACCTACAAGGAGGTCCGCTACGATACTGTGCTGCTGAGGGGATGTCCACCAGGTGTTGATCCGACTTTCATGTACCCCGTGGCTCTCAGTTGCCACTGTGACCTCTGTAAGATGGACTCCAGCGACTGCACCGttcagagcactgggcccaaCTCCTGTAGCAACCAAGCCAGCTTTGCACAATGA